In a genomic window of Phragmites australis chromosome 14, lpPhrAust1.1, whole genome shotgun sequence:
- the LOC133891418 gene encoding uncharacterized protein LOC133891418 yields the protein MPEITEMVVGAVVQEGVSRSISYVLGKRKERTSGGHIAERLEMALTTLGLALEMSAKLPITDVWLLHRRKMLKRAYDEAADLLNRHKQQALQQDQEDTGVTSSSFPKRWLACARKPSILSLIGLRTDETRLSCSDVGRFEMFADWADKFVKKVVYGISLRRHHTFRYPLIRQLLEGKTLRYEKVQGSQSRRICIWPIPSEGRGVEVYLYYSYEDRKMPAKFFDLDLLLRISECTDIVGTAISCLQQLASQFNIATEYVIGEIILLSSLQGISHSDALPWEWRQEIIVENAKFLRPDPICCTNNAVSSCVPSLGLPEPVVEFYFTCYVSAVEYILHSSTDEVGMNSPPLYLDIKLLPHCDLWGPQKQISLRFEGKEENIDGSIQHTEAMLRSKAIDYLVRQPGDADYQMVWSSPHGLGLIWLEKPSAKPTWVRRPGRIRQQVICA from the coding sequence ATGCCGGAAATCACGGAGATGGTGGTCGGAGCCGTTGTTCAGGAGGGCGTGAGCAGAAGCATCTCCTACGTGCTGGGAAAGCGCAAGGAGAGGACGTCCGGAGGCCACATCGCAGAGAGGCTCGAGATGGCGCTCACCACATTGGGGCTTGCTCTCGAGATGTCTGCGAAGCTGCCAATCACAGACGTCTGGCTCCTTCACCGTCGGAAGATGTTAAAGCGCGCCTATGACGAGGCCGCGGATCTGCTCAACAGGCACAAGCAGCAAGCACTGCAACAAGACCAGGAGGATACCGGGGTAACAAGTTCTTCCTTCCCTAAACGTTGGCTTGCTTGTGCTAGAAAGCCGTCCATCTTGTCTCTGATTGGCTTGAGAACGGACGAGACGCGCTTGAGTTGCTCCGATGTCGGTAGATTTGAAATGTTTGCAGATTGGGCCGACAAGTTTGTAAAAAAGGTGGTGTACGGCATTTCACTTCGGCGGCACCACACCTTTCGCTACCCTCTTATAAGGCAGCTTCTTGAAGGGAAAACTCTCAGGTATGAAAAGGTGCAAGGAAGCCAATCACGCCGTATTTGCATATGGCCCATACCCTCGGAAGGGCGTGGCGTAGAGGTATATCTATATTATAGCTACGAGGATCGCAAGATGCCTGCGAAATTTTTCGATCTAGACCTGCTGCTACGAATCTCCGAATGCACGGACATAGTTGGGACTGCTATTAGCTGCTTGCAGCAATTGGCATCTCAGTTCAATATTGCGACTGAATATGTGATAGGAGAAATCATTCTACTATCTAGTTTACAAGGTATTTCCCATTCGGATGCTCTTCCATGGGAATGGAGGCAAGAAATAATTGTCGAGAATGCAAAATTCTTACGCCCAGATCCAATATGTTGCACAAACAACGCTGTCTCGTCATGTGTGCCATCACTCGGACTTCCAGAGCCAGTTGTCGAGTTCTATTTTACTTGCTATGTTTCAGCTGTGGAGTACATCTTGCATAGCTCAACAGATGAAGTGGGCATGAACTCGCCACCTCTGTATCTGGATATTAAGTTGCTGCCTCATTGTGATTTATGGGGCCCACAGAAGCAGATTAGCCTGCGGTTTGAGGGCAAAGAAGAAAATATAGATGGTAGCATACAACATACGGAGGCGATGCTAAGATCAAAGGCAATCGATTACTTGGTCCGCCAGCCAGGTGACGCGGACTATCAAATGGTCTGGTCCTCTCCACATGGTCTTGGACTTATTTGGTTGGAGAAGCCAAGCGCCAAACCAACGTGGGTTCGAAGACCCGGCCGGATTAGGCAGCAGGTCATTTGTGCTTAG